TGATTGTTCGGGTGTCATGATGCGTTCACGATGCCACTCATCACGTGCCCCGTCGCCGTCACGACGCGGGCCGATTCGCAGTGGCCAATTTGGTCGTCGAAGAAAAAGTCCGGCTCGAACTCGCGCAAAAATGCGCTCTTGTCGAGGCCGCCGAGGAACATCGCTTCGTCGATTTCGATGTTCCACGCCATCAAGGTACGGATCGCCCGCTCATGCGCCGGCGCCGATCGCGCCGTCACCAATGCCGTACGAATATGCATCGGCGACGCTTCGTCCGCGAGTTTTTGCAGCCGGTGCAGCGCTTCGAGCAACGGCTTCAACGGCCCATCCGCGAGCGGTAAATCCTTATTGTGAATCTCGTGACCGACAAACGCGCGCAGCCCGTCCTTCTGGAACACGCGCTCGGCTTCGTCGGAAAACAGCACCGCGTCGCCGTCGAAGGCAATGCGGATCTCGTCCGGATACGTGCTCGCCATTTTCGCCGATTCGGGCAACACGCGCGCAGCCGGAAAACCGGCAGCCAGCGCGTCGCGCACGTCGCCCTGATTCGCGGACAGAAACAGCGACGCGTTCAGCGGCTTCAGATAACCGAACGGCGGCCGCCCACGCGTGAACACGCCGCGCTCGATCGCGAGCCCGTGTTCGCGCGCCGAATGAAACGCGCGCAGCCCGCTGATCGGATCGCTGCGCGACAGAATCACCACTTCCACGCGATGCCCGCCGGCGTTCAAGGCCAGCAGCTTGCGGATCAGCGGAAACGCCACACCGGGTTTGGCGGGCACGTTCAGCCGCGCGCGCTGCAACGCTTCGTATTCTTGCAGGTTGCCTTCCTCGTACACGCGGTTCTCTTCCTCGAAGTCGAACAGCGCGCGCGACGAGATGGCCACCACCAGTTTGTCGACGAGCGAAAGTGCCATCGTAGTGTGACGGTCCTTGATTGAGGATCAGGCGAGAAACAGGCGATACACCGGGTTCTGCGTCTCTTCCCAGTACGGATAACCCAGCGTCGCGAGAAACTGGTCGAACGCGGCGTTCTCGCTCTCCGGCACCTGGATGCCGACGAGAATCGAGCTGTAGTCCGCGCCCTGGTTCCGGTAATGGAACAGGCTGATATTCCAGTTCGGCGCCATCGACGACAGGAACTTCATCAACGCGCCCGGCCGTTCCGGAAACTCGAAACGGAACAGCCGTTCGTCATGCGCAAGCGGCGAACGGCCGCCGACCATGTAGCGGATGTGCTGCTTCGACAGTTCATCGAAGGTCAGGTCGACGGTGGCGAAACCGTGCGCCTCGAACGCGCCCGCGATCTGCGCGGACTCGCTGCGATTGCGGATCTGCACGCCGACGAAGATATGCGCGGAGTTCGCATCCGCGATCCGGTAGTTGAATTCGGTGACGCTGCGGGTGCCGACCAGTTCGCAGAAGCGCCTGAAGCTGCCGCGCTCTTCGGGGATCGTCACCGCGAACACCGCTTCGCGCGCTTCGCCGACCTCGGCGCGTTCGGCGACGAAACGCATGCGGTCGAAATTCATGTTCGCGCCCGACGTGATCGCGATCAGCGTCTGGTTCTCGATGCCTTCACGCTCGGCATACTGCTTCGCGCCGGCCACGGCGAGCGAGCCCGCCGGTTCAAGCACGCTGCGCGTGTCCTGGAAGACATCCTTGATCGCGGCGCACAACGCGTCGGTGTTCACGGTGAGCACGTCGTCGAGATATTCGCTGCACAGCCGGAAGGTTTCCTCGCCCACGAGCTTGACCGCCGTGCCGTCCGAGAACAGGCCCACTTCATTCAGCGTGACCCGTTCGCCCGCTTTCAGCGAGATCGCCATCGCGCACGAATCGTCGGTCTGCACGCCGATCACCTTGATCTCCGGACGCACCGATTTCACGTACGCGGCCACGCCCGCCGCGAGCCCGCCGCCGCCGATCGGCACGAAGATCGCGTGGATCGGCCCCTGGTGCTGGCTGAGAATCTCCATCGCGACGGTGCCTTGTCCCGCGATCACGTACGGGTCGTCGAACGGATGCACGAAGGTCAGGCCGCGTTCTTCCTGCAGCTTCACCGCGTGGCCGTAGGCATCGCTGTACGACTCGCCGAACTGCACGACCTCGACGGTCGGGCCGCCGTGCGCGCGCACGGCGTCGACCTTCACCTGCGGCGTCGTCACCGGCACGACGATGATCGCCTTCACGCCCATGCGTGCCGCCGACAGCGCCACGCCCTGCGCATGATTGCCCGCCGATGCGGTAATCACCCCACGCTCCAGCGCCTCGGCCGGAATGTGGGCCATCTTGTTGTACGCGCCGCGGACCTTGAACGAGAACACCGGCTGGTTGTCCTCGCGTTTCAGATAGACCGGATTGCGAAGCCGCGCCGACAGGTTCGGCGCGCGTTCGAGTTCGGTCTCGCGGGCCACGTCGTAGACGCGCGCGGTGAGGGTTTTTTTCAGGTAGTCGTGGGAGGCCATGCGGGTGGCGCGGTGCGCTTCGTGGGACGGGAAAGGGTCAATGATAGCGCCAACGCCGAGTGCGCCGACCGTCTGTCACCCGTGCGCCTGCCGTACGCTGGACGTGTACCGGCCGTATGTCCGCTGTGCCGCCGCTATGTCGTCGCGGTGTCGTCGCTGTGCCGTCGCCGTGTCCCCGCGCGCATCCCTACGGCATCCCTGCCTCGTCTTTGCAGCTTCTCCAGCCGTGTCCTGGCCAGTTCCGCGCCGCCCGCCGGCCGGTCGTCGACAGCGTCGGCGTCGCGCGCCTCGTGGCAAAGAGGGCTGCCCGACCGTCCGGTCGGTAAATTGGCGAGCCCTTCGTCGCCCGTGCACAACCGGGCGATCCGATGCGAAAGGGCGTCAATCCCCGCCACGGGCCCGTTTTCAGCCGCCGACGCAGGGCGGGATCATGCGGTAGAATTCGGCTTCGGAATAAGGATCGGAAGATGCACTGGCAGCCTCGGTTCGCCCACTTGATGCCTGTCCCGCGTGAGGCTTGCCCCGCGGCGGAGCGGCACGTGCGCCACGCACGATCGTGTAGCTAGAGCCGAGCGCCGCGAAGCGATCGACGTGAATCAGGCCGTCGGTCGGGCTTCGCTCCCCTTAGAAGATTTCCAGCATTGCGCCCCACGCGCACTGTCAGCCGACGCCTCTTCGACGAGCGCGCCGGGTTGACCTACCGAGTCGTCCAAACATGAACGCACCTCAAGTTTTCGATCCGCACGGTGCCGCCGCTGCGGTGGCTGCCGATCCCGAAGCGCGTCTGCGCGAAATTCCCTACAACTACACATCGTTCTCCGATCGTGAAATCGTGATCCGCCTGCTCGGAGACGACGCCTGGGCGGTGCTCGCCGAATTGCGCGCGGAGCGCCGCACCGGCCGTTCCGCGCGGATGCTGTACGAAGTGCTCGGCGACATCTGGGTCGTGCGCCGCAATCCGTACCTGCAGGACGACATGCTCGACAATCCGAAGCGTCGTGCGCAGTTGATCGAAGCGCTGCATCACCGCCTGACCGAGATCGACAAGCGCCGTCGCGCGGATCTGGTCGAACACGGCGATGAAGCCGGCGTGGACCGCGCCGCGCGCGTCGACACGCTGGTGCAGGCCGCGCGCCGCGCGGTCGACGATTTCAGCAGCGAATTCCAGAAGACCTACGACCTGCGCCGCCGCGCGACCAAGGTGCTCGGCAAGGTCACGGAAAAAGACAACGTCAAGTTCGACGGCCTGTCCCGCGTTTCGCACGTGACGGACGCGACCGACTGGCGCGTCGAATACCCGTTCGTCGTGCTGACGCCGGACACCGAGGCCGAGATCGCCGGCATGATCAAGGCGTGTTTCGAACTCGGGCTGACCGTGATCCCGCGTGGCGGCGGTACCGGCTACACGGGCGGCGCGGTGCCGCTCACGCCGTTCTCCGCCGTGATCAACACCGAAAAGCTCGAACAGCTCGGCGCGGTCGAGATGACCGAACTGCCGGGCGTCGATCGCAAGGTCGCGACGATTTTTTCCGGCGCGGGCGTGGTCACGCGGCGCGTGACCGAAGCGGCCGAGCAGGCCGGCTTCGTGTTCGCGGTGGACCCGACGTCGCTGGACGCGTCCTGCGTCGGCGGCAATGTCGCGATGAACGCGGGCGGCAAGAAGGCGGTGTTGTGGGGCACGGCGCTCGATAACCTTGCCTGGTGGCGCATGGTCGACCCGGAAGGGAACTGGCTCGAAGTCACGCGCCTCGACCACAACATGGGCAAGATCCACGACATCGAAGTCGCGCGTTTCCGGCTCGACTGGTTCGACGGCAACTACGCGCCGGGCGAGAAACTGCTGCGCACCGAGTCGCTCGACATCAAGGGCCGCGTGTTCCGTAAGGAAGGGCTCGGCAAGGACGTCACCGACAAATTCCTCGCCGGCCTGCCGGGCGTGCAGAAGGAAGGCTGCGACGGGCTGATCACGTCCGCGCGCTGGGTGCTGCACAAGATGCCCGCGCACACGCGCACCGTGTGCCTCGAATTCTTCGGCCAGGCGCGCGAGGCGATTCCGAGCATCGTCGAAATCAAGGACTATCTGTTCGAGACGTCGAAGCAGGGTGGCGCGATTCTCGCCGGCCTCGAACATCTCGACGAGCGCTATCTGCGCGCGGTCGGCTACGCGACCAAGAGCAAGCGCAACGCGTTTCCGAAGATGGTGCTGATCGGCGACATCGTCGGCGACGATCCGGATGCGGTCGCGCATGCCACCTCGGAAGTGGTGCGCATGGCCAACGGCAAGAGCGGCGAGGGTTTCGTCGCGGTCAGCGCCGAGGCGCGCAAGCGCTTCTGGCTCGACCGCAGCCGCACCGCCGCGATCGCCAAGCACACCAACGCGTTCAAGATCAACGAAGACGTGGTGATCCCGCTGAACCGGATGGGCGAGTACACGGACGGTATCGAGCGGATCAATATCGAGCTGTCCATCAAGAACAAGCTGCAACTGGTCGACGCGCTCGAAAGCTTCTTCAAGGGCGGCAAGCTGCCGCTCGGCAAGAGCGACGACGCGAACGAGATCCCGAGCGCCGAACTGCTCGAAGACCGCGTGCAGCAGGCGCTGGATCTGCTCAAGCGCGTGCGCACCCGCTGGGAATTCCTGCGCGACAAGCTGGATCTGTCGGTGCGCGAGGCGCAGCACTACCTCGTCGGTCTGGGCTACGAGGCGCTGGCGGAAAAATTCGCCGACCGCGCCGACGCGCAGCCGGGCGCCACTGTGTTCCACATCACGCAGGACCGTACGATCCGCGTGTCGTGGAAGCAGGAAATCCGCGCCGAGTTGCGGCAGATCTTCAACGGCGGCGAGTTCAAGCCGATCCTCGAGGAAGCTCAGGCGATCCACAAGCAGGTGTTGCGCGGCCGTGTGTTCGTCGCGCTGCATATGCACGCGGGCGACGGCAACGTCCATACGAACCTGCCGGTCAACTCCGACAACTACGAGATGCTGCAGGACGCCCACACGGCGGTCGCGCGCATCATGAAGCTCGCGCGTTCGCTGGACGGCGTGATTTCCGGCGAGCACGGCATCGGCATCACCAAGCTCGAATTCCTGACCGACGACGAGATCGGCGAATTCCGCAAGTACAAGCAACGCGTCGATCCGCACGGCCGTTTCAATGCGGGCAAGCTGCTCGAGGGCGCGGACCTGCGCAACGCGTACACGCCGAGCTTCGGGCTGATGGGCTACGAATCGCTGATCATGCAGCAGTCGGACATCGGCGCGATTTCCGAGTCCATCAAGGACTGTCTGCGCTGCGGCAAGTGCAAGCCGGTGTGCGCGACCCACGTGCCGCGCGCGAACTTGCTGTACAGCCCGCGCAACAAGATTCTGGCCACCTCGCTGCTGGTCGAGGCGTTCCTGTACGAGGAGCAGACCCGTCGCGGCGTGTCGATCAAGCACTGGGAAGAGTTCAACGACGTCGCCGATCACTGCACCGTCTGTCACAAATGCGTGACGCCCTGCCCGGTGAAGATCGATTTCGGCGACGTGACCATGAACATGCGCAACCTGCTGCGCAAGATGGGCAAGAAGAAGTTCAATCCGGGCAACGCCGCCGGCATGTTCTTCCTCAATGCGACGAATCCGCAGACCATCAATGTCGCGCGTACCGCGATGATGGGCGTCGGCTACAAGGCGCAGCGCCTCGGCAACGAAGTGCTGAAGAAGTTCACGAAGAAGCAGACGGCGCACCCGCCGGCAACGGTCGGCAAGCCGAACGTCACGCAGCAGGTGATCCACTTCATGAACAAGAAGATGCCGGGCAACCTGCCGAAGAAGACCGCGCGCGCGTTGCTCGATATCGAGGACAACAAGATCGTCCCGATCATCCGCAATCCGAAGACGACCACCGCCGACACGGAAGCGGTGTTCTACTTCCCGGGCTGCGGCTCCGAGCGGCTGTTCTCGCAGGTGGGCCTCGCGACCCAGGCCATGCTGTGGGAGGCGGGCGTGCAGACGGTGCTGCCGCCGGGCTACCTGTGCTGCGGCTATCCGCAGCGCGGCTCGGGCCAGTTCGACAAGGCCGAGAAGATCGTCACGGATAACCGCGTGCTGTTCCACCGCGTGGCCAACACGCTGAACTACCTCGACATCAAGACGGTGGTGGTGTCGTGCGGTACGTGCTACGACCAGCTCGCCGGCTACGAATTCGACAAGATCTTCCCGGGCTGCCGGATCATCGACATTCACGAATATCTGCTGGAAAAGGGCATCAAGCTCGAGGGCGTGAACGGCGTGCGCTACATGTACCACGACCCTTGCCACTCGCCGATCAAGACGATCGATCCGGTCAAGCTGGTCAACCAGTTGATGGGCTCGGAAAAAGACGGCTACAAGATCGAGAAGAACGATCGTTGCTGCGGCGAATCCGGCACGCTCGCGGTCACGCGTCCGGACGTGTCCACGCAGGTCCGTTTCCGCAAGGAAGAGGAAATGCGCAAGGGCGCGGCGAAGTT
The sequence above is a segment of the Paraburkholderia sp. D15 genome. Coding sequences within it:
- a CDS encoding 5'-nucleotidase, translating into MALSLVDKLVVAISSRALFDFEEENRVYEEGNLQEYEALQRARLNVPAKPGVAFPLIRKLLALNAGGHRVEVVILSRSDPISGLRAFHSAREHGLAIERGVFTRGRPPFGYLKPLNASLFLSANQGDVRDALAAGFPAARVLPESAKMASTYPDEIRIAFDGDAVLFSDEAERVFQKDGLRAFVGHEIHNKDLPLADGPLKPLLEALHRLQKLADEASPMHIRTALVTARSAPAHERAIRTLMAWNIEIDEAMFLGGLDKSAFLREFEPDFFFDDQIGHCESARVVTATGHVMSGIVNAS
- the ilvA gene encoding threonine ammonia-lyase, biosynthetic; its protein translation is MASHDYLKKTLTARVYDVARETELERAPNLSARLRNPVYLKREDNQPVFSFKVRGAYNKMAHIPAEALERGVITASAGNHAQGVALSAARMGVKAIIVVPVTTPQVKVDAVRAHGGPTVEVVQFGESYSDAYGHAVKLQEERGLTFVHPFDDPYVIAGQGTVAMEILSQHQGPIHAIFVPIGGGGLAAGVAAYVKSVRPEIKVIGVQTDDSCAMAISLKAGERVTLNEVGLFSDGTAVKLVGEETFRLCSEYLDDVLTVNTDALCAAIKDVFQDTRSVLEPAGSLAVAGAKQYAEREGIENQTLIAITSGANMNFDRMRFVAERAEVGEAREAVFAVTIPEERGSFRRFCELVGTRSVTEFNYRIADANSAHIFVGVQIRNRSESAQIAGAFEAHGFATVDLTFDELSKQHIRYMVGGRSPLAHDERLFRFEFPERPGALMKFLSSMAPNWNISLFHYRNQGADYSSILVGIQVPESENAAFDQFLATLGYPYWEETQNPVYRLFLA
- a CDS encoding DUF3683 domain-containing protein, whose amino-acid sequence is MNAPQVFDPHGAAAAVAADPEARLREIPYNYTSFSDREIVIRLLGDDAWAVLAELRAERRTGRSARMLYEVLGDIWVVRRNPYLQDDMLDNPKRRAQLIEALHHRLTEIDKRRRADLVEHGDEAGVDRAARVDTLVQAARRAVDDFSSEFQKTYDLRRRATKVLGKVTEKDNVKFDGLSRVSHVTDATDWRVEYPFVVLTPDTEAEIAGMIKACFELGLTVIPRGGGTGYTGGAVPLTPFSAVINTEKLEQLGAVEMTELPGVDRKVATIFSGAGVVTRRVTEAAEQAGFVFAVDPTSLDASCVGGNVAMNAGGKKAVLWGTALDNLAWWRMVDPEGNWLEVTRLDHNMGKIHDIEVARFRLDWFDGNYAPGEKLLRTESLDIKGRVFRKEGLGKDVTDKFLAGLPGVQKEGCDGLITSARWVLHKMPAHTRTVCLEFFGQAREAIPSIVEIKDYLFETSKQGGAILAGLEHLDERYLRAVGYATKSKRNAFPKMVLIGDIVGDDPDAVAHATSEVVRMANGKSGEGFVAVSAEARKRFWLDRSRTAAIAKHTNAFKINEDVVIPLNRMGEYTDGIERINIELSIKNKLQLVDALESFFKGGKLPLGKSDDANEIPSAELLEDRVQQALDLLKRVRTRWEFLRDKLDLSVREAQHYLVGLGYEALAEKFADRADAQPGATVFHITQDRTIRVSWKQEIRAELRQIFNGGEFKPILEEAQAIHKQVLRGRVFVALHMHAGDGNVHTNLPVNSDNYEMLQDAHTAVARIMKLARSLDGVISGEHGIGITKLEFLTDDEIGEFRKYKQRVDPHGRFNAGKLLEGADLRNAYTPSFGLMGYESLIMQQSDIGAISESIKDCLRCGKCKPVCATHVPRANLLYSPRNKILATSLLVEAFLYEEQTRRGVSIKHWEEFNDVADHCTVCHKCVTPCPVKIDFGDVTMNMRNLLRKMGKKKFNPGNAAGMFFLNATNPQTINVARTAMMGVGYKAQRLGNEVLKKFTKKQTAHPPATVGKPNVTQQVIHFMNKKMPGNLPKKTARALLDIEDNKIVPIIRNPKTTTADTEAVFYFPGCGSERLFSQVGLATQAMLWEAGVQTVLPPGYLCCGYPQRGSGQFDKAEKIVTDNRVLFHRVANTLNYLDIKTVVVSCGTCYDQLAGYEFDKIFPGCRIIDIHEYLLEKGIKLEGVNGVRYMYHDPCHSPIKTIDPVKLVNQLMGSEKDGYKIEKNDRCCGESGTLAVTRPDVSTQVRFRKEEEMRKGAAKLRGIPLVAEAGANAINTANASAGAAGAPEGSVLKAGDGPQPNGATDVKILTSCPSCLQGLSRYNDDAGTEADYIVVEMARHVLGEDWMADYVQRANNGGIERVLV